One window of Pelobates fuscus isolate aPelFus1 chromosome 9, aPelFus1.pri, whole genome shotgun sequence genomic DNA carries:
- the SLITRK2 gene encoding SLIT and NTRK-like protein 2 — protein MLNSVLLLSFISVTGILKTESRKTAKDICKIRCLCEEKENVLNINCENKGFTSVSLLLPPQSRIYQLFLNGNLLSRLYPNEFVNYSNAVTIHLGNNELQEIRAGAFNGMKTLKRLHLNNNKLEILKEETFQGLESLEYLQADYNFISVIETGAFSKLNKLKVLILNDNLLLSLPNNVFRFVLLTHLDLRGNRLKMLPFAGVLEHIGGIMEIQLEENPWNCTCDLTPLKAWLDTITVFVGEIVCETPFRLHGKDVTQLTRQDLCPRKSAGDTNQRSVHPAFSDPRIQRLPPTFNPAITPTRVPKASRPPKTRNRPTPRVTVYKDRQIFGPIMVYQTKSPVPLTCPDTCVCTSQSSDSGLNVNCQERKISNISEIQPKPTNPRKFYLTGNYLQIVYKSDLLEFSSLDLLHLGNNRIAMIQEGAFSNLTSLRRLYLNGNYLEVLYPSLFDGLYSLQYLYLEYNVIKDIMPRTFDALSNLQLLFLNNNLLRSLPDGVFGGTALTRLNLRNNHFSYLPVKGVLDQLTAFIQIDLQENPWECTCDILGLKNWIEQSSSTVVVQEVTCESPLKHAGEHLRFLPKDAICPENPNMADATVLSFNYKTDTPHPSSITPSPYPEMHTEVPLSVLILGLLVVFILSVCFGAGLFVFVLKRRKGVQSVPSSSANNLDISSFQLQYGSYNPNSNDKTEAHVYNYIPPPVGQMCQNPIYMQKEGDPVAYYRNLQEFSYSKLDHKKDDPTTIAYTISTTELLEKSQTQGEPELLYQNIAERVKELPSTGVVHYNFCTLPKRQLIPAYESRRQNQDRINKTVLYGTPRKYFAEQSKQEHLLLQGKLQSEPDYLEVLEKQTAISQL, from the coding sequence ATGCTGAACAGCGTTTTGCTGCTGAGTTTTATATCAGTGACTGGGATCTTAAAGACAGAAAGCCGCAAAACTGCCAAAGACATATGCAAAATCCGCTGCTTATGCGAGGAAAAAGAGAACGTGCTTAATATTAATTGCGAGAATAAGGGTTTTACTAGCGTCAGTTTGCTTCTGCCTCCGCAGTCCAGGATATATCAGCTTTTCCTCAATGGCAACTTATTGAGCAGACTGTATCCAAATGAGTTTGTCAACTATTCCAATGCAGTGACTATCCATTTAGGAAACAACGAACTGCAAGAGATCAGAGCAGGGGCTTTCAACGGGATGAAGACCCTCAAAAGATTGCATCTCAATAATAACAAACTGGAGATTCTAAAGGAGGAAACTTTCCAGGGCCTTGAGAGTCTAGAATATTTGCAAGCAGATTACAATTTTATCAGTGTAATTGAAACTGGGGCTTTTAGCAAGCTGAATAAATTAAAAGTCTTGATTCTCAATGACAATCTTTTGCTGTCTCTCCCCAACAACGTCTTTCGTTTTGTGCTTTTAACTCACTTGGATCTGAGAGGTAATAGGCTCAAAATGTTGCCCTTTGCTGGTGTCCTTGAACACATTGGCGGGATTATGGAAATCCAGCTAGAAGAGAACCCATGGAATTGCACATGTGATTTGACCCCACTCAAAGCCTGGTTAGATACCATCACAGTTTTTGTGGGAGAGATTGTTTGTGAGACCCCCTTTAGGCTGCATGGCAAAGATGTCACACAGCTAACAAGGCAAGACCTCTGTCCTAGAAAAAGTGCTGGTGACACAAATCAGAGATCAGTACATCCAGCTTTTTCAGATCCTCGTATTCAAAGGCTGCCCCcaacttttaaccctgcaattactCCCACTAGAGTTCCCAAGGCCAGCAGGCCTCCTAAAACAAGAAACAGACCCACACCCAGAGTCACTGTATACAAAGACAGGCAAATATTTGGGCCAATTATGGTGTATCAGACCAAATCTCCAGTCCCCCTTACATGTCCTGACACTTGTGTGTGCACCTCACAGAGTTCTGATAGTGGCTTAAATGTCAATTGTCAAGAGAGAAAGATTAGTAACATCTCTGAAATTCAACCCAAACCCACCAACCCAAGAAAATTTTATCTGACAGGTAATTACCTGCAAATTGTTTATAAATCAGATCTGCTTGAATTTAGTTCATTAGATTTGCTACATTTAGGAAATAATCGAATAGCAATGATACAGGAAGGTGCATTTTCCAACTTAACAAGTTTACGCAGACTGTACCTTAATGGCAATTACCTAGAAGTATTATATCCTTCATTGTTTGATGGCTTgtacagtttgcaatatctctattTAGAGTACAATGTTATAAAGGACATCATGCCGCGCACATTTGATGCTTTGAGTAATCTTCAACTACTATTTCTCAACAACAATTTGCTGAGGTCATTGCCAGATGGTGTATTTGGAGGCACTGCCCTTACTCGACTGAATCTAAGGAACAACCATTTCTCATATTTGCCAGTCAAAGGAGTTCTTGACCAGCTTACTGCATTTATTCAGATAGACCTCCAGGAAAACCCATGGGAATGCACATGTGATATTTTAGGTTTGAAGAACTGGATAGAACAGTCTAGTTCCACAGTGGTTGTACAGGAGGTAACATGTGAATCACCACTCAAACATGCCGGGGAACATTTAAGGTTCCTTCCCAAGGATGCTATCTGTCCTGAGAACCCTAATATGGCTGATGCTACAGTACTGTCATTTAATTACAAAACTGACACCCCACACCCTTCCAGCATTACTCCAAGTCCCTATCCAGAAATGCACACTGAGGTCCCTCTTTCTGTGCTGAttttgggattgctggtagttTTCATCTTGTCCGTCTGCTTTGGGGCAGGGCTATTTGTCTTTGTTCTAAAAAGAAGAAAGGGAGTACAGAGTGTTCCTAGCAGCAGTGCAAACAATTTAGATATAAGTTCCTTTCAGCTTCAGTATGGGTCATACAACCCAAACTCAAATGATAAAACAGAGGCTCACGTCTACAACTACATCCCTCCACCTGTTGGGCAAATGTGTCAAAACCCTATCTACATGCAAAAAGAAGGAGATCCTGTTGCCTATTACAGAAATCTTCAAGAATTTAGTTATAGCAAACTAGACCACAAAAAGGATGACCCAACTACTATAGCTTATACAATAAGCACAACTGAACTGCTAGAAAAGTCACAAACTCAAGGAGAACCTGAGCTCCTCTACCAGAACATTGCGGAAAGGGTAAAAGAATTACCAAGCACCGGGGTAGTCCATTATAACTTTTGCACGTTGCCCAAAAGGCAACTCATTCCTGCATACGAGTCAAGGCGTCAAAACCAGGACAGGATTAATAAAACAGTTTTATATGGCACTCCCAGAAAATATTTTGCAGAACAATCCAAACAAGAGCATCTCTTGCTTCAAGGAAAACTGCAGTCAGAGCCAGATTACCTTGAAGTTTTGGAAAAACAAACTGCAATAAGTCAGCTGTAG